In Arthrobacter sp. StoSoilB5, one genomic interval encodes:
- a CDS encoding SDR family oxidoreductase, translating to MAQDERNEETGQPKQKEESEQAESTTDLDEDIVMALENHVLNPAEDPEDASDPRTMYPSGEFEPQTQDYPGWTEAMNPRPDHGEQSYVGHHRMMGFRTLITGGDSGIGRAVAIAFAREGADVAFTYLPEEEQDAELTVQLIEAAGSRALALPGDLRDEEFCQEVIAQTLEEFGGLNVLVNNAGFQMTTSQGIEDLSSEQFDRTFKSNVYALFWLTKAALSHLHPGASIINTSSIQGYHPSPSLIDYAATKAAINSMTFSLAESLGSKGIRVNAVAPGPVWTPLQPPTQPEEKIVKFGQDTPLGRAGQPAELAATYVLLATEESSYISGSVIGVTGGKHLA from the coding sequence ATGGCACAGGATGAGCGGAACGAAGAAACCGGGCAGCCCAAGCAAAAAGAGGAATCCGAGCAGGCCGAGTCAACAACGGATCTCGACGAAGACATCGTGATGGCTTTGGAGAACCACGTCCTTAACCCGGCGGAGGATCCTGAAGACGCATCAGATCCACGGACGATGTATCCGTCCGGGGAGTTCGAACCGCAAACCCAGGACTACCCGGGCTGGACCGAGGCAATGAACCCGCGCCCGGACCATGGAGAGCAAAGCTACGTGGGCCATCACCGCATGATGGGTTTCCGGACCCTGATTACAGGCGGAGACAGCGGAATTGGAAGAGCCGTAGCCATTGCGTTCGCCCGTGAAGGTGCTGATGTGGCGTTTACGTATTTGCCCGAAGAGGAGCAGGACGCCGAATTGACGGTCCAGTTGATCGAAGCCGCGGGCAGCCGTGCACTGGCGCTTCCGGGGGATCTGCGGGACGAGGAATTCTGCCAGGAAGTCATCGCCCAAACCCTGGAAGAGTTCGGTGGCCTGAACGTCCTGGTGAATAACGCGGGGTTCCAAATGACCACCAGCCAGGGGATCGAAGACCTCAGCAGCGAGCAGTTCGACCGGACTTTCAAGAGCAACGTCTACGCCCTCTTCTGGCTTACCAAAGCGGCCTTGTCCCACTTGCACCCCGGGGCCTCGATCATCAACACCTCATCGATCCAGGGCTACCATCCGAGTCCCTCGCTCATCGACTATGCCGCCACCAAGGCGGCCATCAACAGCATGACGTTCTCGTTGGCAGAATCCCTGGGATCCAAGGGGATCCGGGTCAATGCCGTAGCTCCCGGTCCGGTGTGGACCCCTTTGCAACCACCAACCCAGCCCGAGGAGAAGATCGTGAAGTTCGGCCAGGACACGCCTCTGGGACGGGCAGGCCAGCCTGCTGAACTTGCCGCCACGTACGTTCTCCTTGCTACGGAGGAGTCCAGCTACATCTCCGGATCAGTCATCGGGGTGACCGGCGGAAAGCACCTCGCCTAA
- a CDS encoding zinc-dependent alcohol dehydrogenase, whose amino-acid sequence MKAVTWQGRRSLAVIDVPDPVIQEPTDIIVRITSTAICGSDLHLYEILGPYMHKGDVIGHEPMGIVEEVGSEVHRLQKGDRVVVPFNISCGRCYMCNQGLQSQCETTQVKAKGSGAALFGYSELYGSVPGGQAQYLRVPFGDYGPIKVDSNLPDERYLFLSDILPTAWQAVEYANVPEGGTLAVLGLGPVGQFASRVGIHKGFRVIGVDPVPERRAMAEEHGVETMDYSSDVAAQIREETLGRGPDGVVDAVGMEAHGSPVASFLHRAVSLLPDKPAQVAMETMSVDRLAALHTAVDLVRRGGTVSLSGVYGGQADPIPLMTMFDKQIQLRMGQCNVRSWTDQLLPLVEDDADPLGVMHLVTHTGGLDEAPALYEKFQKKQDGCIKVVLKP is encoded by the coding sequence GTGAAAGCAGTGACATGGCAGGGCAGGCGCTCGTTGGCCGTCATAGACGTCCCCGATCCCGTCATCCAGGAACCAACGGACATAATTGTCCGAATAACATCCACGGCTATATGCGGCTCGGACCTGCACCTCTACGAAATCCTGGGCCCCTACATGCACAAGGGTGACGTCATAGGCCACGAGCCCATGGGAATCGTTGAAGAAGTAGGTTCGGAGGTCCACAGGCTCCAAAAGGGCGACCGCGTTGTTGTGCCTTTCAACATCTCCTGCGGCCGGTGCTACATGTGCAACCAAGGCCTGCAGTCGCAGTGCGAAACAACGCAGGTCAAAGCCAAGGGCTCAGGGGCTGCACTCTTTGGATACTCCGAACTCTACGGCTCCGTCCCGGGTGGCCAGGCACAGTACCTGCGTGTGCCTTTCGGTGACTACGGCCCCATCAAGGTGGATTCAAACCTGCCTGATGAACGCTACCTGTTCCTCTCCGACATCCTGCCCACTGCCTGGCAGGCCGTGGAATACGCCAACGTCCCCGAGGGCGGCACGTTGGCGGTGCTCGGACTCGGTCCTGTGGGCCAGTTCGCCTCCAGAGTTGGCATCCACAAAGGTTTCCGCGTCATTGGCGTGGACCCGGTTCCTGAGCGCCGGGCCATGGCGGAAGAACACGGAGTAGAGACCATGGACTACAGCTCGGACGTCGCCGCCCAGATCCGCGAGGAGACCCTGGGTCGCGGTCCGGACGGAGTGGTGGATGCCGTAGGCATGGAAGCCCACGGGTCACCGGTGGCATCATTCCTGCACCGGGCGGTCTCCCTCCTCCCCGACAAGCCGGCGCAGGTGGCCATGGAGACCATGAGCGTGGACCGCCTTGCCGCCCTCCACACGGCGGTGGACCTGGTGCGGCGTGGTGGGACTGTTTCACTCAGCGGCGTTTACGGCGGCCAAGCCGATCCGATACCGCTCATGACAATGTTCGACAAGCAGATCCAGCTCCGCATGGGGCAATGCAACGTACGCAGCTGGACTGACCAACTGCTCCCCTTGGTAGAGGACGACGCCGATCCGCTGGGAGTCATGCACCTGGTCACCCACACAGGTGGCCTGGATGAGGCGCCTGCCCTCTACGAGAAATTCCAGAAGAAGCAGGACGGCTGCATCAAAGTGGTCCTCAAGCCCTGA
- a CDS encoding SIS domain-containing protein, translated as MSIVVRRTGQALRAADSKHNRHAVDVVLGHLGEIGPAVAALRRESSRLAEWGEELARVRLRGGSVFAAGSDGSAHEAQRFATELAAHDANDGSPGDGAVFKAISVNKEAGSGADGSISGQIPQLVRRGDIVVLLAAKGITDDLRDAAAAAKSAGARVWALTGKESKDLAQAVNEAICIDTDPPHAEEAHLVAVLALCECFDEAMREIRAR; from the coding sequence GTGAGCATCGTGGTGAGACGGACCGGCCAGGCGCTGCGTGCAGCGGATTCGAAGCACAACCGGCATGCAGTGGACGTTGTCTTGGGCCATTTGGGTGAGATCGGTCCGGCCGTTGCGGCCTTGCGCCGCGAATCGTCGCGGCTCGCTGAATGGGGCGAGGAGTTGGCCCGTGTCCGGCTGCGGGGCGGCAGTGTGTTCGCTGCCGGGAGTGATGGCTCTGCTCACGAAGCACAGAGGTTCGCTACCGAGCTTGCCGCCCACGATGCCAACGATGGCTCGCCCGGCGATGGCGCGGTCTTCAAGGCCATATCGGTCAACAAGGAGGCCGGCAGCGGGGCCGATGGAAGCATCAGCGGCCAGATTCCGCAGTTGGTGCGACGCGGAGACATTGTGGTGTTGCTGGCCGCCAAGGGGATCACGGACGATCTCCGGGATGCGGCTGCCGCCGCAAAATCCGCGGGAGCGCGGGTGTGGGCCCTGACCGGCAAGGAATCCAAGGACCTCGCCCAGGCTGTCAATGAAGCCATCTGCATTGACACGGATCCACCTCATGCCGAAGAAGCCCATCTTGTTGCGGTGCTAGCCCTGTGCGAGTGCTTCGACGAGGCAATGCGGGAGATCAGGGCACGGTGA
- a CDS encoding alkene reductase, whose product MLFSPLALGELELPNRLVMAPLTRLRAGVQGVPGSLIAEHYRQRASLGLIVSEGTYPTPAGQSYPGQPGLVTEAQIAGWKKVTDAVHAEGGRIFAQIMHGGRVSHADITGGHEIVGPSAVAIEGDVRTPHGKQPYPVPRELRTDELPSVIQEIVTASKNAIEAGFDGVELHSANGYLLHEFLAPNSNVRTDSYGGSPENRARFVIETVNAVVEALGANRVGIRISPEHNVQGIAETDAAVVRATYEVLVDTIAPLNLAYLSILHHEPKGALVQDLRERFNGTFLVNTGFSEITTRDEAFAIIEEGLADAVVVGRPAIANPDLARRWRESLPLNEPDASTFYADGAEGYTDYPFYAN is encoded by the coding sequence ATGCTGTTTTCCCCTCTGGCCCTCGGCGAGCTCGAACTTCCCAACCGACTGGTGATGGCGCCGCTGACCCGTCTTCGCGCCGGCGTCCAGGGCGTGCCGGGTTCTTTGATCGCGGAGCACTACCGTCAGCGCGCTTCCCTCGGGCTGATTGTCAGCGAGGGTACATACCCGACGCCTGCAGGCCAGTCCTACCCCGGGCAACCCGGGCTGGTCACAGAGGCGCAGATTGCGGGTTGGAAGAAGGTGACGGACGCCGTTCACGCGGAAGGCGGACGTATCTTCGCGCAGATCATGCACGGTGGGCGTGTTTCACACGCCGACATCACCGGTGGTCACGAGATCGTCGGCCCCAGCGCCGTGGCCATTGAAGGGGACGTCCGCACGCCCCATGGCAAGCAGCCTTACCCGGTGCCCCGCGAACTCCGCACTGACGAGCTGCCGTCCGTCATTCAGGAGATCGTCACTGCCTCCAAGAACGCGATCGAGGCAGGATTCGATGGCGTCGAACTGCACTCCGCCAACGGTTACCTGCTGCACGAATTCCTGGCGCCCAACTCGAACGTTCGCACGGACAGCTACGGTGGCTCCCCGGAGAACCGCGCCCGCTTCGTGATCGAGACGGTCAATGCCGTGGTGGAAGCGCTCGGCGCCAACCGCGTGGGCATCCGGATCTCCCCCGAACACAATGTGCAGGGCATCGCGGAGACGGATGCCGCAGTCGTACGCGCAACCTACGAGGTCCTCGTGGACACCATCGCCCCGCTCAACCTCGCGTACCTGAGCATCCTGCACCACGAGCCCAAGGGTGCGCTGGTCCAGGATCTTCGCGAGCGTTTCAACGGCACTTTCCTGGTCAACACCGGCTTCAGCGAGATCACTACCCGCGATGAAGCTTTCGCCATCATCGAAGAAGGTCTCGCCGACGCCGTTGTGGTTGGCCGCCCAGCCATCGCAAATCCGGACCTTGCCCGCCGCTGGCGTGAAAGCCTGCCGCTGAACGAACCGGACGCTTCGACGTTCTACGCGGACGGCGCCGAGGGTTACACGGACTACCCGTTCTACGCGAACTAA
- a CDS encoding GntR family transcriptional regulator, with amino-acid sequence MSEPSPALARPGFPVSRQVLADHVYEALLEWLMDGRLEPGAAVSIDGMARELDVSPTPVREALARLEHTGMVRRVALKGYRVAPVFTREDFAELMEARLSIEPVNARLACSRMTSEGLDALRQAVEDLKTAPRGGTFAEYRSYLEADERFHQLIAAQAKNQFLLTAYNTLGGQIQRFRLFGGVGITDAEQAIAEHQAVLDAMTSGDPEKAAEAMVDHVEKVRGRAMADAPED; translated from the coding sequence ATGTCTGAACCTTCGCCGGCTCTTGCCCGCCCCGGCTTTCCCGTCAGCCGCCAAGTGCTGGCCGACCACGTGTATGAAGCCCTCCTCGAGTGGCTCATGGATGGTCGACTCGAACCCGGGGCCGCAGTGAGCATCGACGGTATGGCACGGGAATTGGACGTTTCTCCCACTCCGGTGCGTGAAGCGTTGGCGCGCCTGGAGCACACGGGCATGGTGCGGCGCGTGGCGTTGAAGGGCTACCGAGTGGCCCCCGTGTTTACGCGCGAGGATTTCGCTGAACTCATGGAGGCGCGGCTGTCCATCGAGCCCGTGAATGCCCGCCTCGCCTGCTCGCGCATGACTTCGGAAGGCTTGGACGCGCTGAGGCAAGCGGTCGAGGACCTCAAGACTGCCCCGCGCGGTGGCACGTTCGCTGAGTACCGCAGCTACCTTGAGGCTGACGAGCGTTTTCACCAACTGATCGCAGCCCAAGCCAAGAACCAGTTCCTGCTCACGGCATACAACACGCTGGGCGGGCAGATCCAGCGCTTCCGGTTGTTTGGGGGAGTGGGCATCACGGATGCGGAGCAGGCTATCGCTGAGCACCAGGCCGTGCTGGACGCGATGACCAGTGGAGATCCCGAGAAAGCCGCGGAGGCAATGGTCGATCACGTGGAAAAGGTGCGGGGTCGCGCTATGGCTGACGCGCCGGAAGACTGA
- a CDS encoding sugar phosphate isomerase/epimerase family protein: protein MAYTAENWPITAALLQFPGTDAAGQHINDADASVWASVLQEVKDAGFANADLTDSWVRPGDLSKGRLAEFKQTADEVGIGVPVISAIRRSVIHTQDWADNLAYSHRTIDAAAELGCEVVSFGLHQAITPEQQKQLWFWTVEGYKDPVGDKEAWGNAVSRIRELGKHAADAGILLSLEMYEDTYLGTADSSVRLVQDIGLDNVGLNPDLGNLIRLHRPIEDWREMVAKTLPYSNYWHMKNYIRDEDVARDSYITMPAPMESGLINYREAFKVALSVGFQGILCTEHYGGDGLSVTASNQDYLRRHVLPKTDGYALGQSQVAQGRQQPAAEFAGV, encoded by the coding sequence ATGGCGTATACCGCCGAGAATTGGCCCATCACCGCGGCCCTCCTGCAGTTCCCCGGCACCGACGCTGCGGGACAGCACATCAACGACGCCGATGCTTCCGTTTGGGCTTCGGTCCTCCAGGAAGTCAAGGACGCGGGTTTCGCCAACGCGGACTTGACCGACAGTTGGGTCCGTCCCGGCGACCTCAGCAAGGGGCGCCTGGCCGAGTTCAAGCAGACCGCTGACGAAGTGGGCATCGGCGTGCCGGTCATCTCGGCCATCCGCCGCAGCGTCATCCACACCCAGGACTGGGCAGACAACCTCGCGTACAGCCACCGAACCATCGACGCCGCCGCCGAGCTCGGTTGCGAAGTTGTCTCGTTCGGCCTCCACCAGGCCATCACCCCGGAGCAGCAGAAGCAGCTGTGGTTCTGGACCGTCGAGGGCTACAAGGACCCCGTGGGGGACAAGGAAGCGTGGGGCAACGCAGTGTCCCGCATCCGTGAACTCGGCAAGCACGCAGCGGACGCCGGCATCCTCCTCTCCCTGGAAATGTACGAGGACACCTACCTCGGCACCGCAGACTCGTCCGTTCGGCTGGTGCAAGACATTGGCCTGGACAACGTCGGCCTCAACCCGGACCTGGGCAACCTCATCCGCCTGCATCGGCCCATCGAGGACTGGCGCGAGATGGTGGCCAAGACGCTGCCCTACTCCAACTACTGGCACATGAAGAACTACATCCGCGATGAAGACGTTGCCCGCGACAGCTACATCACCATGCCGGCTCCGATGGAAAGCGGGCTCATCAATTACCGCGAAGCCTTCAAAGTGGCACTGTCCGTCGGCTTCCAAGGCATCCTCTGCACCGAGCACTACGGCGGCGACGGCCTCAGCGTCACGGCCAGCAACCAGGACTACCTGCGCCGCCATGTCCTCCCGAAGACGGACGGCTACGCGCTCGGCCAGAGCCAAGTTGCGCAGGGGCGCCAGCAGCCCGCAGCCGAATTCGCAGGAGTCTAG
- the dhaL gene encoding dihydroxyacetone kinase subunit DhaL — translation MTQIFDNPADFADEALDGFVAANRGYVARVDGGVVRSTEVPSGQVALVVGGGSGHYPAFAGLVGPGLATGSACGNMFASPAAGQVYRVAKAANAGGGVLLSYGNYAGDVLHFGQAQLRLNAEGIETRTVTVTDDIASAPIDQLEKRRGIAGDLTVFKIAGAAAEAGLNLDDVERLAIKTNYRTRSLGVAFDGCTLPGAKDPLFHVPAGQMSLGLGIHGEPGISEHPMPTASELAELLVSKLLADKPDDAGDRVVAIVNGLGTVKYDELFLLFGKVEKLLTAAGLTVVEPECGELVTSLDMSGLSLTLLWLDEELEQYWAAPADTPAFRKGSMAPRTPRAEATVDDAETAAVEQSTVAAAELGRQAAAILVQVREVVVEHEEELGKLDAIAGDGDHGIGMRRGVDAAAAAGGAASGSSVSRVLAAAGEAWSERAGGTSGALWGSAVIAAGQALGNRESYSSRDAAAAVKAFADAITELGKADPGDKTMVDALLPFRDAFLTELDGGAPVDRALAVAAAAAESAAAKTADLRPLKGRARPLAEKSLGHPDPGAVSFGLITARISQFIDSQLATAASAATAGNGA, via the coding sequence ATGACCCAGATTTTCGACAACCCGGCAGACTTTGCCGATGAAGCCCTGGACGGTTTCGTGGCTGCCAACCGCGGCTACGTCGCACGCGTCGATGGTGGCGTGGTCCGCTCCACGGAGGTCCCGTCAGGCCAGGTAGCGCTGGTGGTGGGTGGCGGATCAGGACACTACCCGGCATTCGCTGGGCTGGTGGGCCCCGGACTGGCAACGGGCTCCGCTTGCGGGAACATGTTCGCCTCCCCGGCGGCCGGTCAGGTGTACCGCGTAGCGAAGGCGGCCAACGCCGGTGGCGGCGTGCTGCTGAGCTACGGCAACTATGCCGGCGACGTCCTGCATTTCGGGCAGGCCCAGCTCCGGCTCAACGCCGAGGGCATCGAAACCCGAACAGTCACCGTCACCGATGACATCGCCAGCGCCCCGATCGACCAACTCGAAAAGCGACGTGGAATTGCCGGGGACCTCACCGTTTTCAAGATTGCGGGCGCCGCCGCAGAAGCGGGACTGAACCTTGACGACGTCGAGCGTTTGGCCATCAAGACCAACTACCGCACGCGTTCCCTCGGTGTGGCCTTCGACGGCTGCACGCTTCCCGGCGCCAAGGATCCGCTGTTCCATGTCCCGGCCGGCCAGATGTCGCTTGGCCTGGGGATTCACGGCGAGCCTGGTATCTCCGAGCACCCGATGCCCACTGCTTCTGAGCTGGCAGAACTCCTCGTTTCCAAGCTCCTGGCGGACAAGCCCGACGACGCCGGGGACCGCGTGGTGGCCATCGTCAACGGCTTGGGCACCGTGAAGTACGACGAACTATTCCTGCTGTTCGGCAAGGTGGAGAAGCTGCTCACCGCCGCCGGCCTCACGGTTGTTGAACCCGAGTGCGGCGAGCTGGTGACCAGCCTGGACATGTCCGGACTCTCGCTGACGCTGCTGTGGCTGGATGAGGAACTGGAACAGTATTGGGCTGCGCCCGCGGATACTCCCGCTTTCCGTAAAGGCAGCATGGCACCGCGCACACCTCGCGCTGAGGCAACAGTCGACGACGCCGAAACGGCTGCCGTCGAACAGTCCACCGTGGCTGCCGCCGAACTCGGGCGGCAGGCCGCTGCCATCCTCGTCCAGGTGCGGGAGGTCGTCGTCGAGCATGAAGAGGAGCTCGGCAAGCTGGATGCGATCGCCGGCGATGGCGACCACGGCATCGGCATGCGTCGTGGCGTGGACGCCGCAGCCGCCGCGGGAGGGGCAGCGTCCGGTTCCTCCGTATCGCGGGTCCTTGCAGCGGCGGGCGAGGCCTGGAGCGAACGCGCCGGCGGAACATCCGGAGCACTGTGGGGCTCGGCCGTGATCGCGGCAGGGCAGGCGCTCGGCAACCGCGAATCGTATTCGTCCAGGGACGCGGCCGCAGCCGTCAAAGCCTTCGCGGACGCCATCACCGAACTCGGCAAGGCCGACCCCGGGGACAAGACCATGGTGGACGCGCTCCTCCCGTTCCGGGACGCGTTCCTGACAGAGCTCGACGGAGGTGCTCCGGTTGACCGGGCGCTGGCAGTTGCCGCTGCGGCCGCTGAGTCCGCTGCCGCAAAGACCGCAGATCTGCGTCCGCTCAAGGGCCGGGCCCGACCCCTTGCGGAGAAGAGCCTTGGACACCCGGATCCCGGAGCAGTGTCCTTTGGCCTGATCACCGCCAGGATTTCGCAATTCATCGATTCACAACTGGCCACCGCTGCGTCAGCGGCAACGGCCGGAAACGGAGCCTGA
- a CDS encoding ribose-5-phosphate isomerase yields MSNTQGWRIVVGNDEAGVEYKQALVALLDADPRVASVTDVGVGFNDSTAYPHVAVEAARKVADGEFDRALLICGTGLGVAIAANKVPGIRAVTAHDSYSVERSVLSNNAQVLTLGQRVIGLELAKKLVGEWLNHRFDETSSSAAKVDAICSYEPDYTKAV; encoded by the coding sequence ATGAGCAACACCCAAGGCTGGCGCATCGTCGTCGGCAATGATGAAGCCGGAGTCGAATACAAGCAGGCCCTTGTGGCACTGCTGGATGCCGACCCGCGTGTCGCGTCCGTGACTGACGTCGGCGTTGGCTTCAACGACTCCACCGCCTATCCGCACGTCGCCGTCGAGGCCGCCCGCAAAGTGGCCGATGGTGAGTTTGACCGTGCGCTCCTGATCTGCGGCACCGGCCTTGGCGTGGCCATCGCGGCCAACAAGGTCCCCGGCATCCGAGCCGTCACGGCCCACGACAGCTACTCCGTGGAACGCTCCGTGCTGAGCAACAATGCCCAGGTCCTCACACTCGGCCAACGGGTGATTGGCTTGGAACTGGCCAAAAAGCTCGTAGGGGAGTGGCTCAACCACCGCTTCGACGAAACCTCATCCTCCGCCGCCAAGGTGGACGCTATCTGCTCGTACGAGCCCGACTACACGAAGGCAGTTTGA
- a CDS encoding 3-hydroxyacyl-CoA dehydrogenase family protein gives MTISEAAEGSANNAARKIAVVGSGYMGGGIAQVLALGGARVALADVSAEVAQKNYDRLLVESDQFIADGLFPEGSTEILKQNLWAAKDIEEAVADADFIEECVPEVLEIKHQTLARISAAARPDALIGSNTSTISIASLAEAVTNPERFLGVHFSNPSPFIPGVEVIPHAGTAAATVSASRDLVHAAGKQTAVVKDVTGFVLNRLQYALFHEAAQLVEQGIATADDVDTLVRTTFGFRLPFFGPFAIADMAGLDVYNFCYKSLQTGFPERFATPKILSDLVEAGKLGTKTGAGFLNVPAERTPELIAYRNKAYVAMQKLIEELGPAPIN, from the coding sequence ATGACCATTTCTGAAGCAGCCGAAGGTTCCGCCAACAACGCAGCCCGGAAGATCGCCGTCGTCGGTTCCGGTTACATGGGCGGTGGGATCGCCCAGGTCCTGGCGCTCGGCGGGGCGCGCGTGGCTTTGGCCGACGTCTCCGCTGAGGTCGCGCAGAAGAACTACGACCGCCTCCTGGTTGAGTCTGACCAGTTCATTGCCGATGGCCTGTTCCCTGAAGGTTCCACGGAGATCCTCAAGCAGAACCTGTGGGCTGCCAAGGACATCGAGGAAGCTGTTGCCGACGCCGATTTCATTGAGGAATGCGTCCCCGAGGTTCTGGAAATCAAACATCAGACGCTCGCCCGGATCAGCGCTGCGGCCCGTCCGGATGCCCTGATCGGCTCCAACACGTCCACGATTTCCATTGCTTCACTTGCCGAAGCCGTGACCAATCCGGAACGGTTCCTGGGCGTCCACTTCTCCAACCCGTCGCCTTTCATCCCGGGTGTCGAGGTCATTCCCCATGCCGGTACTGCTGCAGCAACGGTGTCCGCATCGCGTGACCTCGTACACGCGGCCGGCAAGCAGACCGCCGTCGTGAAGGACGTCACCGGTTTCGTACTCAACCGCCTGCAGTACGCGCTGTTCCACGAGGCGGCACAGCTGGTGGAGCAGGGCATCGCAACAGCGGACGACGTCGACACCCTTGTCCGCACGACGTTCGGCTTCCGCTTGCCGTTCTTTGGTCCGTTCGCCATCGCGGATATGGCCGGTTTGGACGTCTACAACTTCTGCTACAAGTCGCTGCAGACCGGTTTCCCGGAACGCTTCGCGACGCCGAAGATCCTCTCGGACCTCGTCGAAGCAGGCAAGCTCGGCACCAAGACCGGCGCAGGTTTCCTCAACGTCCCCGCCGAACGTACTCCGGAACTCATCGCCTACCGCAACAAGGCCTACGTCGCCATGCAGAAGCTCATTGAAGAGCTCGGCCCGGCCCCCATCAACTAA
- a CDS encoding SDR family oxidoreductase translates to MTFPAERTAIVTGAVSERGIGRATVNYLAAQGWNIGIIDLDDAACKLAAKEIAAEYGVKAHGVGANVASEAEVRAAIDELEAELPQIVALANVAGVSSPIGYLELEPAEWDRVLNINLNGVHYATRRVAESMVKNRIGRIVNISSVSAQRGGGTFSKTPYSVAKAGVIGLTRATARELGEYDITVNAISPGPIDTDIMGGTLSQERKDELTKDLVVNRVGSTRDIAAAIAFLISEDAGYISGQTLNVDGGLYMH, encoded by the coding sequence ATGACTTTCCCCGCTGAACGCACCGCAATCGTCACAGGCGCCGTTTCCGAGCGCGGCATCGGCCGTGCCACCGTCAACTACCTGGCCGCCCAAGGCTGGAACATCGGCATCATCGACCTCGACGACGCCGCCTGCAAGCTCGCAGCCAAGGAAATCGCCGCGGAATATGGCGTCAAGGCACACGGTGTCGGCGCCAACGTGGCAAGCGAAGCCGAGGTCCGGGCGGCCATCGACGAGCTCGAAGCCGAGCTGCCCCAGATCGTCGCCCTGGCGAATGTTGCCGGTGTGAGCTCGCCTATCGGCTACCTCGAACTCGAGCCGGCCGAGTGGGACCGCGTCCTGAACATCAACCTCAACGGGGTCCACTACGCCACCCGGCGCGTGGCGGAGTCCATGGTCAAGAACCGGATCGGCCGGATCGTCAACATCTCCTCAGTCTCGGCCCAGCGCGGCGGCGGCACGTTCTCCAAAACGCCGTACTCGGTGGCCAAGGCAGGCGTGATCGGCCTGACCCGCGCCACGGCCCGCGAACTTGGCGAATACGACATCACGGTCAACGCGATCTCGCCCGGCCCTATCGACACCGACATCATGGGCGGCACCCTGAGCCAGGAGCGCAAGGACGAGCTGACCAAGGACCTCGTGGTGAACCGGGTGGGCTCCACCCGTGACATCGCCGCCGCCATCGCCTTCCTCATCAGCGAGGACGCCGGATACATCTCCGGCCAGACGCTGAATGTGGATGGCGGACTGTACATGCACTAG